The genomic region TGTCCCGCACAGCTCGGCACCGCCGGGTATCTGATGGAGACCCCGCAGCGCCGCGTGTTCACCGAGTGGTGGGAACTGATCGCCGCCGACCGGCTGATCGAGGCGATGGACCACGCGCGGGAGTCCCGGCTCGACGTGTTCGACCTGGAGGTGGGTCCGTGGTTCACCTGCTACCCGGGCCGGGCGGACTACTTCACGCACTGGGGCAGTGCGTTCAAGTACGCGGCGTCGGTGCTGGGGCTGCCGGTCGGGTCATACCCGCACTCGCGCCCGCCGCAGGTGGAACTGCCCGCCGAGGGCAGGGCCCAGATCGAGGCCGCCTACAAGCGGTTCGGGCTCATCGACTGAGCGCGTGCGGCGCGCGCGCAGTCCACGCCAAACACCCACGTCAGCGGCGGTGGCTGTGCGACATTGGACGGGCGGTCCAGCCGATCCGCCGACCTGCTCGCAGAGCTTGCGGAAACCGCTACCGATAGGTGTACAGTATGAGCATTCACACGCCTCGGACTGCCGGAGGAGGACTGCCGGGTGAGCGCTGCTGACCACGTCGCCGATCCGCCGGTGCGGTACGAGGTGCGCGACTGCGGGGTCGCGATCATCACGCTGAACCGTCCGGAGCGGATGAACGGCTGGGGCGGCGGTCTGGCCGGCATGTTCTTCGAACGTCTCGACGAGGCCGAGGCCGACCCGGCCGTCCGCGCCGTCATCGTGACCGGCAGCGGCCGGGCGTTCTGCGCCGGCGCCGACATGGGCGACCTCAACGCCATCGGCGCCGCGACCGTCGACTCCGCCTCCCAGACCGACGTCAGCAAGCTGGTCGCCCGGCACCCGCACTCCGTGATGGCGGTGCGCAAGCCCGTCATCGCCGCGATCAACGGTGCCTGTGCCGGCATGGGTTTGACGCTCGCGCTGGCCTGCGACGTGCGGTTCGCCGCCGAGGGCGCGAAGTTCACCACCTCGTTCGCGCGCCGCGGCCTGATCGCCGAGTACGGCATCTCGTGGATCCTGCCGCGCATCGTCGGCAACGGTGTCGCGATGGACCTGCTGCTGTCCGGGCGGGTGTTCCTCGCCGACGAGGCCGCCCGCCTCGGTGTGGTCAACCACGTCGTCGCGCCCGACGAATTACTGTCGCGCGCAATAGGTTACGCCGAAGACATCGCCACGCACTGTGCGCCGAGTTCGCTCGCGGTGATCAAGGAGCAGGTCTACACCGACACCATGCGATCGGTCTTCGAGGCCAGCGACCGCGCCGAGAAGCTGATGCACGAGTCGATGCTGCGCCCCGACTTCATCGAGGGGATCACCAGCTTCTTCGAGAAGCG from Mycolicibacterium phlei harbors:
- a CDS encoding enoyl-CoA hydratase — translated: MSAADHVADPPVRYEVRDCGVAIITLNRPERMNGWGGGLAGMFFERLDEAEADPAVRAVIVTGSGRAFCAGADMGDLNAIGAATVDSASQTDVSKLVARHPHSVMAVRKPVIAAINGACAGMGLTLALACDVRFAAEGAKFTTSFARRGLIAEYGISWILPRIVGNGVAMDLLLSGRVFLADEAARLGVVNHVVAPDELLSRAIGYAEDIATHCAPSSLAVIKEQVYTDTMRSVFEASDRAEKLMHESMLRPDFIEGITSFFEKRPPNFPPLVLEKEDAS